The proteins below are encoded in one region of Streptomyces cyanogenus:
- a CDS encoding SMP-30/gluconolactonase/LRE family protein — protein sequence MSHSIHRRTFLTTAGALAVAATVPAAQAATVPRITTAFTLPGDRVYPEGIGLDPRTGNAFVGSYTTGAVYRAAPGRRTAEVFLPAGADGRHTANGLKVDRAGRLWVIDSTSGVDVYDVRDRALLTRFQVPGDEPRFANDLAIAPDGTAYLTDSTRAVVYAVTPADLARARGKVASLRVSHDLSAVRDPRSPAAYTLNGIVADPAGRYLLVVDMTGGGLYRIDLASGAVRQVALHGGDLKHGDGLELAHGTLWAAHNTVNTVSRWRLDAYAHTARLEQRVTDAALQIPTTLARRHGRLLVVRSQFDKGGPMGPGTPETPFTVAWVSGI from the coding sequence GTGTCCCATTCGATCCACCGTCGTACGTTCCTGACCACCGCCGGGGCCCTGGCCGTCGCCGCCACGGTGCCGGCCGCTCAGGCGGCCACGGTGCCCCGTATCACCACCGCTTTCACACTCCCCGGCGACCGCGTCTACCCCGAGGGCATCGGCCTCGACCCGCGCACCGGGAACGCGTTCGTCGGCTCGTACACCACCGGTGCCGTCTACCGGGCCGCTCCGGGCCGCCGTACCGCGGAGGTGTTCCTCCCGGCGGGCGCCGACGGCCGGCACACCGCCAATGGGCTGAAGGTCGACCGGGCCGGCCGGCTCTGGGTCATCGACTCCACCAGCGGCGTCGACGTGTACGACGTACGCGACCGCGCGTTGCTCACCCGCTTCCAGGTGCCCGGTGACGAGCCCCGCTTCGCCAACGACCTGGCGATCGCCCCCGACGGCACCGCGTACCTCACCGACAGCACCCGCGCGGTCGTCTACGCGGTCACACCCGCCGACCTGGCCCGGGCCCGCGGCAAAGTGGCGTCGCTTCGGGTGAGCCACGACCTGAGCGCGGTACGGGATCCCCGGTCCCCGGCCGCCTACACCCTCAACGGCATCGTCGCCGACCCGGCGGGGCGCTACCTGCTCGTGGTCGACATGACCGGTGGCGGCCTGTACCGGATCGACCTGGCGAGCGGCGCCGTGCGCCAAGTCGCCCTCCACGGCGGGGACCTGAAGCACGGAGACGGGCTGGAGCTGGCGCACGGCACGCTCTGGGCCGCGCACAACACCGTCAACACCGTCAGCCGCTGGCGTCTGGACGCGTACGCCCACACGGCGCGGCTGGAGCAGCGAGTCACCGACGCCGCGCTGCAGATCCCGACCACGCTCGCCCGCCGTCATGGCCGGCTGCTGGTCGTCCGCTCGCAGTTCGACAAGGGCGGCCCGATGGGGCCGGGGACGCCCGAGACGCCGTTCACGGTGGCGTGGGTGAGCGGGATCTGA
- a CDS encoding MarR family winged helix-turn-helix transcriptional regulator — MTSMPVSERLGSHIKRAEQALNATKTAVLKPAGLTVAQYSALVHLAGNPGISAAALARLCGVTPPTMNTVLNNLQGRALIERTPHEWHRNVLETRLTEQGLAVMADADARAVRVERALAAEFTDEEREALIGLLGRCVALLEKERP; from the coding sequence ATGACGTCCATGCCCGTGTCCGAGCGTCTCGGCTCCCACATCAAGCGGGCCGAGCAGGCCCTCAATGCGACCAAGACCGCGGTGCTGAAACCGGCGGGCCTGACCGTCGCGCAGTACTCGGCGCTGGTCCACCTCGCGGGCAACCCGGGCATCTCCGCCGCGGCCCTCGCCCGGCTGTGCGGGGTCACGCCACCGACCATGAACACGGTCCTGAACAACCTCCAAGGCCGTGCCCTGATCGAGCGCACCCCGCACGAGTGGCACCGCAACGTCCTCGAGACCCGTCTGACCGAGCAGGGACTCGCCGTGATGGCCGACGCCGACGCACGGGCCGTCCGGGTGGAGCGGGCCCTGGCCGCGGAGTTCACGGACGAGGAGCGTGAGGCACTGATCGGCCTGCTGGGACGCTGTGTGGCGCTGCTGGAGAAGGAACGACCCTGA
- a CDS encoding MFS transporter: MLATVTASALLFSSLTSIIVALPAVQRDLGLDSSALHWVVVAALLPLCALAVVSGRLGDTIGRRRVFLLGMACFVTGSALCAVAPDGAFLVGARAVQGLGVALAVPLALANLTTALPAQKHGWAIGVQTTVVSVFAIAMPLGIALLAQYGSWRWAFAATVPVAVLVVVLARRHLIETRAPATTSLDPVGCVLIASGLALLVFACERSSDWGLTSVGTLAPLTAGIALLVAFVLAERRARSPLLDLRPLRGATTSVPLAALALVQCASLALVLYMTLYLQHVLDMGAFRTGLLLLATSVGTIVLSPLVGQLTERGHGGRLVITGMAALGVCLLWLTFEVFDRRIIFLVPALLLFGLAPPLVYPSATTLVADTALGSAKGVGAGLAIQARQVGATLGLALTNMLFTAVEWQKRNSLLKPGDAFTPEEQSALDDALTRERLDTDLLAQLPSASQDHVRGAADEAFATAIEITFLTLGGIILLGALVAVTVQRATIGRSTPRPSA, translated from the coding sequence ATGCTCGCCACAGTGACTGCGAGTGCTCTGCTGTTTTCCAGCCTGACCAGCATCATCGTTGCCCTGCCGGCGGTCCAGCGCGACCTCGGACTGGACAGCTCAGCCCTGCATTGGGTCGTTGTCGCTGCGCTCCTGCCGCTGTGCGCGCTTGCCGTCGTCAGCGGTCGTCTGGGCGACACGATCGGGCGACGCCGGGTTTTTCTCCTTGGCATGGCTTGCTTCGTCACCGGATCAGCACTGTGTGCCGTCGCACCCGATGGGGCTTTTCTTGTAGGAGCTCGCGCCGTGCAGGGTCTGGGCGTCGCGCTGGCCGTACCGCTCGCTCTGGCGAACCTCACCACCGCCCTACCGGCTCAGAAACATGGGTGGGCTATCGGCGTTCAGACCACGGTGGTCTCCGTTTTCGCCATCGCTATGCCCTTGGGCATCGCCTTGCTGGCTCAGTACGGGAGCTGGCGGTGGGCCTTTGCCGCCACCGTCCCTGTGGCTGTACTGGTCGTCGTCCTGGCCCGGCGGCACCTGATCGAGACACGCGCTCCCGCCACGACCTCGCTGGACCCGGTGGGCTGTGTCCTCATCGCTTCCGGGCTCGCCCTCCTGGTCTTCGCCTGTGAACGCTCTTCCGACTGGGGGCTCACCAGTGTCGGGACGCTCGCTCCGCTCACCGCTGGTATCGCGCTGCTCGTCGCCTTCGTGCTGGCTGAGCGCCGCGCCCGAAGCCCACTGCTTGATCTCCGGCCTCTGCGCGGCGCCACGACATCCGTCCCCTTGGCCGCTCTGGCCCTCGTCCAGTGCGCGTCACTGGCTCTCGTCCTCTACATGACGCTGTATCTTCAGCACGTACTTGACATGGGTGCATTTCGCACGGGCCTACTGCTGCTGGCCACCAGCGTGGGGACCATCGTGCTTTCGCCACTCGTGGGACAGCTGACTGAGCGTGGCCACGGTGGGCGGCTGGTCATTACGGGCATGGCCGCCCTTGGTGTCTGTCTGCTCTGGCTCACCTTCGAGGTGTTCGACAGGCGCATCATCTTTCTTGTTCCAGCCCTCTTGCTGTTCGGGCTGGCGCCCCCGTTGGTCTACCCGTCAGCGACCACACTTGTTGCGGACACCGCTCTGGGCTCGGCCAAGGGTGTCGGCGCAGGTCTGGCGATCCAAGCCCGGCAGGTCGGTGCCACTCTCGGGCTCGCACTGACAAACATGCTGTTCACCGCCGTTGAATGGCAGAAGCGGAACAGCCTCCTGAAACCCGGCGATGCCTTCACTCCGGAAGAACAGAGCGCTCTCGATGACGCCCTCACACGCGAGCGGCTCGACACCGATCTACTCGCCCAGCTGCCGAGCGCCTCACAAGACCACGTCCGTGGAGCCGCTGACGAAGCCTTCGCGACAGCAATCGAGATCACATTCCTCACCCTGGGCGGAATCATCCTGCTCGGTGCCCTCGTCGCCGTCACCGTCCAGCGCGCAACCATCGGCCGGTCAACGCCCAGACCGTCGGCATGA
- a CDS encoding MerR family transcriptional regulator, with amino-acid sequence MANVETRAEPLSIGEVAERTGLSVHALRFYEREGLLVGPVRRTAGGRRRYTTADVDWLLICVRLRESGMPLADLKRFAELVRHGPGNEAERLQLLDAHQQRVEAQIQALEACRSVIAWKVGVYAEHLARGEAGGLWDPTV; translated from the coding sequence ATGGCGAATGTCGAAACCCGTGCGGAGCCACTGAGTATCGGCGAAGTGGCCGAGCGGACCGGACTCAGCGTGCATGCACTGCGCTTCTACGAGCGCGAGGGCCTGCTGGTCGGACCGGTCCGGCGCACCGCGGGCGGACGGCGGCGGTACACCACCGCCGATGTCGACTGGCTGCTGATCTGCGTCAGACTGCGCGAATCCGGCATGCCGCTGGCCGACCTCAAACGGTTCGCCGAGCTGGTACGGCATGGCCCGGGCAACGAGGCAGAACGGCTGCAGCTCCTCGACGCACATCAGCAGCGAGTCGAGGCGCAGATCCAGGCGCTGGAGGCATGTCGCTCAGTCATCGCCTGGAAGGTCGGCGTCTACGCCGAGCACCTTGCCCGCGGCGAGGCCGGTGGGCTCTGGGACCCGACGGTCTGA
- a CDS encoding SDR family NAD(P)-dependent oxidoreductase yields MTISDQQPLGSPFSDTSTAEDVIAGLDLSGATAVVTGGYSGLGLETTRGLAAAGARVIVPARRPGLARAALADVEGCYVIPMDLADLASVRAAAAQITDSFSKLDLLMAVAGVMATPERRVGPGWEGQLAINHFGHFTLVCELYPLLAAGDGARVVVNSSAGHTLTGIRWHDPHFCTGYDKWLAYGQAKTANALFAVQFDALGRNDGVRTFALHPGKIITGLQREMTLHEQIERGWVDEHGNVIGADFKTPSQGAATGLWAATSPLLRGRGGLYLEDCDVARVSAPAAPMDDGGVRAYAIDPDAAARLWELSVAATGATPVTR; encoded by the coding sequence ATGACCATCAGCGATCAGCAGCCGCTCGGCTCGCCCTTCTCCGACACCAGCACCGCCGAGGACGTCATCGCCGGCCTCGACCTGTCCGGCGCAACCGCCGTCGTGACCGGGGGTTACTCCGGACTCGGATTGGAAACCACCCGAGGTCTGGCTGCCGCCGGGGCCCGGGTCATCGTTCCGGCACGCCGACCCGGCCTCGCCCGCGCCGCTCTCGCGGATGTGGAGGGGTGCTACGTCATCCCCATGGACCTGGCGGACCTCGCCAGCGTGCGGGCCGCCGCCGCACAGATCACTGACTCCTTCAGCAAGCTCGACCTCCTCATGGCCGTCGCAGGCGTCATGGCCACCCCGGAGCGACGCGTCGGGCCCGGCTGGGAAGGCCAGCTCGCCATCAACCACTTCGGACACTTCACCCTCGTCTGCGAGCTCTACCCGCTCCTGGCCGCAGGCGACGGTGCGCGCGTCGTCGTCAACAGCTCCGCCGGGCACACCTTGACCGGCATCCGCTGGCACGACCCGCACTTTTGTACCGGCTACGACAAGTGGCTGGCCTACGGTCAGGCCAAGACCGCCAACGCCCTGTTCGCCGTGCAGTTCGACGCTCTCGGACGCAACGACGGCGTCCGGACGTTCGCTCTTCACCCGGGCAAGATCATCACCGGTCTCCAGCGAGAAATGACTCTCCATGAGCAGATCGAACGTGGATGGGTGGACGAGCACGGCAACGTGATCGGCGCCGACTTCAAGACGCCCTCCCAAGGCGCCGCCACCGGCCTGTGGGCCGCCACCTCCCCGCTCCTGCGCGGCCGCGGCGGACTCTACCTCGAGGACTGCGACGTCGCGCGCGTCTCCGCCCCCGCCGCGCCCATGGACGACGGCGGCGTCCGCGCCTACGCCATCGACCCCGACGCAGCAGCACGGCTGTGGGAACTGTCCGTCGCAGCGACCGGGGCTACCCCGGTCACGCGATGA
- a CDS encoding ADP-ribosyltransferase domain-containing protein: MTESSVLPALRVVLTDVNERVVEAWRAAFADTPGIEIRKGSILDEDVDAWVTPTNSRGRMDGGVDAVIKRHLGSGIQVRVQRAIRDRFSGPMPVGSAVCVPSGATVPRYLISTPTMVRSSQNVSATLNVALACAAAFQAVHRQNRKKPGSIRSVALVGMGAQTGQVPARVCANLMWTGYTLFHDHWFEDDDELRSTIISQLHGIENAPVDRRVRIVPPAAVTPVAPAPHTAAPAPSADPCSPSATTSESACAMTGSTAGVPAPGQTPQPHPDADDPLALTELFDGGGQAWLPLLKPVIEAQPDAARFIGKDRSHEVVPVRELTFQALKPNPPHKWKVVVFGQNPYPRPESATGIAMFDNTFSDWKDSRFGRVVSIRCLIKAAAMWKYGIAKKTPIADVRALLKERDTVQPPEWFQAMLTQGVLLLNASLTASGDGAMGADQHTAFWRPVAERIIEEILKAKQDAAEEDRGVVFAWWGAHARSLKRVVLRLQEKYPDVEVRHLDHANPAAQGDVFCEGDHFAQVNGALTSLGADPVDWLPSKGWNLPAAGVSGADGGVSARMGAFIESTMNLHQLYLERLTSVKDEGLVLPAITGVFDTPLMDFQDAVAPVGAALSGLAGHIRRSRDFGKLRADQAAGGGLSADAIAALHLYTCESAFYREINSVLRSPDRTRVTPYLPYLRLLFSAVSHLPAYTQPLWRGVSLDLRAQYPVGRTVTWWGVSSCTSELKVARAFLGSRGKRTLFEVTPARAVGIKSFSAFTGEEEYILTPGTQLKVTEVKNEPRGLCTVRLSEVTDNAPLVS, translated from the coding sequence ATGACCGAGAGCAGTGTGCTGCCCGCACTCAGGGTGGTGCTGACGGACGTCAACGAGCGTGTGGTGGAGGCGTGGCGTGCCGCGTTCGCCGACACCCCCGGCATCGAGATCCGCAAGGGTTCGATCCTCGACGAGGACGTCGACGCCTGGGTCACCCCCACGAACTCCCGGGGGCGGATGGACGGCGGGGTCGACGCCGTCATCAAGCGGCACCTGGGGTCCGGTATCCAGGTGCGCGTTCAGCGGGCGATCCGCGACCGGTTCTCCGGTCCCATGCCGGTGGGTAGCGCGGTCTGCGTCCCGTCCGGCGCAACCGTCCCCCGGTACCTGATATCCACGCCGACGATGGTGCGGTCCTCTCAGAATGTGAGCGCCACGCTGAACGTGGCGTTGGCGTGCGCGGCCGCTTTCCAGGCCGTCCACCGGCAGAACCGGAAGAAGCCGGGCAGTATCCGTTCCGTGGCGCTGGTCGGGATGGGAGCGCAGACCGGCCAGGTGCCGGCCCGGGTGTGCGCCAATCTGATGTGGACCGGCTACACGCTCTTCCACGACCACTGGTTCGAGGACGACGACGAGCTGCGGTCCACGATCATCTCCCAGCTTCACGGGATCGAGAATGCGCCCGTCGACCGGCGGGTGCGCATCGTGCCTCCGGCGGCCGTCACGCCCGTCGCCCCCGCGCCGCACACTGCCGCTCCCGCTCCCTCTGCCGACCCCTGCTCTCCTTCTGCCACGACGAGCGAAAGCGCCTGCGCCATGACCGGATCGACAGCCGGCGTCCCGGCTCCTGGCCAGACGCCGCAGCCCCATCCCGATGCGGACGACCCCCTGGCCCTGACCGAGCTCTTCGACGGCGGCGGGCAGGCCTGGCTCCCGCTGCTGAAGCCGGTCATCGAGGCGCAGCCGGACGCCGCACGGTTCATAGGCAAGGACCGCAGCCACGAGGTGGTCCCGGTCCGCGAGCTGACGTTCCAGGCGCTCAAGCCGAACCCGCCGCACAAGTGGAAGGTCGTGGTCTTCGGTCAGAACCCCTACCCACGGCCGGAGAGCGCCACCGGCATAGCCATGTTCGACAACACCTTCAGCGACTGGAAGGACAGCCGGTTCGGCCGGGTCGTCAGCATCCGGTGCCTCATCAAGGCGGCGGCGATGTGGAAGTACGGCATCGCCAAGAAGACCCCGATCGCCGACGTGCGGGCGCTGCTGAAGGAGCGGGACACGGTCCAGCCGCCGGAGTGGTTCCAGGCGATGCTGACGCAGGGCGTGCTCCTGCTGAACGCGTCGCTGACCGCGAGCGGCGACGGGGCGATGGGTGCCGACCAGCACACGGCGTTCTGGCGGCCGGTCGCCGAGCGGATCATCGAGGAGATCCTCAAGGCCAAGCAGGACGCGGCCGAGGAGGACCGCGGGGTCGTGTTCGCGTGGTGGGGGGCGCACGCCCGCAGCCTGAAGCGGGTCGTCCTGCGGCTCCAGGAGAAATACCCCGACGTCGAGGTCCGCCACCTCGACCACGCGAACCCGGCGGCACAGGGCGACGTCTTCTGCGAGGGCGACCACTTCGCCCAGGTCAACGGCGCCCTGACTTCGCTGGGCGCCGACCCCGTCGACTGGCTGCCGAGCAAGGGGTGGAACCTGCCGGCAGCCGGCGTAAGCGGTGCGGACGGGGGTGTTTCGGCGCGCATGGGCGCTTTCATCGAGTCGACCATGAACCTGCACCAGCTGTACCTGGAGCGCCTCACCAGCGTCAAGGACGAGGGCCTGGTCCTGCCCGCGATCACCGGGGTGTTCGACACCCCGCTGATGGACTTCCAGGACGCCGTCGCCCCGGTTGGCGCGGCACTGTCCGGGCTCGCCGGGCACATCCGGCGCTCCCGCGACTTCGGCAAGCTGCGTGCGGACCAGGCGGCCGGCGGGGGCCTGTCCGCGGACGCGATCGCCGCGCTCCACCTCTACACCTGCGAGTCAGCCTTCTACCGCGAGATCAACAGCGTTCTGCGCTCCCCCGACCGCACCAGGGTCACGCCCTACCTGCCGTACCTGCGGCTGCTGTTCTCGGCCGTATCGCACTTGCCGGCCTACACGCAGCCGTTGTGGCGCGGGGTGTCGCTGGACCTCCGGGCGCAGTACCCGGTGGGCCGGACGGTGACCTGGTGGGGCGTCTCCTCGTGTACCTCCGAGCTGAAGGTGGCTCGGGCGTTCTTGGGCAGTCGCGGCAAGCGGACCCTCTTCGAGGTGACGCCTGCCCGGGCGGTCGGGATCAAGAGCTTCTCCGCCTTCACCGGCGAGGAGGAGTACATCCTCACCCCCGGTACCCAGCTGAAGGTGACCGAGGTGAAGAACGAGCCCCGCGGGCTGTGCACGGTCCGGCTGAGCGAGGTCACGGACAACGCTCCCCTGGTGTCCTGA